The sequence CAAATCCCAAAAAACACACCAACAAAAACACAAATAAAAAATCCTCCAAACACTCCACACCAAGCATTTGAAGGACTCTAAACTGGAGCCCCCAACCAGAATCGAACTGGTGACCTCATCCTTACCATGGATGCGCTCTGCCTACTGAGCTATGAGGGCATATAAAATATTCCGATGGAGCGGGTGATGGGAATCGAACCCACGCAATCAGCTTGGGAAGCTGACATTCTACCACTGAATTACACCCGCCTACGAATATTAATTTCACAAAGCATAAGCTATTATACCACTATCAATCAAAATAGTCCAGTCGAAAAACATCAATTAAATCAAATTATATCCTTGATTCTTCAAGATATTTTTCCAACTTACGTTTTACTCTCTGTAGCGCATTGTCTATCGACTTCACATGCCTGTCCAATTCAACCGCAATTTCCTGATAGGACTTGCCTTGCAAATACGAAGTCAGAACTTCGCATTCCAGACTGCTTAAAATTTCTCCCATCTTAGCCTCAATTCCCGAAAACTCTTCCCTGTTTATAACCATTTCCTCCGGATCGTTTATGCTCTCCTCGCTGATAATGTCCATGAGGGTACGATCCGACTCCTCGTCGAAAATAGGCTTGTTAAGGGAGACATAGGAATTTAAAGGTATGTGTTTTTGCCGGGTGGCAGTCTTTATGGCGGTTATAATCTGCCTTGTTATACAGAGCTCGGCAAAAGCGCGGAAGGAAGAAAGCTTGTCCTTCCTGAAATCCCTTATGGCTTTGTAAAGGCCAATCATTCCCTCCTGAATGATGTCTTCCCGATCGGCTCCAATAAGGAAATAAGTTCTGGCCTTTGCACGAACAAAACCTTTATACTTGTTGATTAAATATTCGAGGGCCCTGTCATCACCGGCGCGGCTATCTTCAACTATTTCTTCATCGTTCATGGTACTAAAGCATTTTACTGAATCAATTTGTGCATTTGACTTCACAATATCGCCCCCTTGAGTTATGTGAAAACTGTAAAGTTTTAAGGCTTGGTATACAGAATAGATTAATAGAACGCACCGTAAACAGCAAGGCATATCCATCGGGATTATACAAAAGTTTCCTTTACATTGTCAAGCATAAAAACTCGCACTCTTTCGACATCTTTTGACCGTAAATTTTCAGGTACGTCACAGTTCATGCCCGGCTGTCCGTTTCTATTATCTATGAAATTCCTTACACAAACCTCTCTATATATATCGGCAGTTTCATTTTCTTTTGTATAACTATTTTAAAAATTTTATATTAAAAATTTCTT comes from Acetivibrio thermocellus ATCC 27405 and encodes:
- the sigH gene encoding RNA polymerase sporulation sigma factor SigH, with amino-acid sequence MKSNAQIDSVKCFSTMNDEEIVEDSRAGDDRALEYLINKYKGFVRAKARTYFLIGADREDIIQEGMIGLYKAIRDFRKDKLSSFRAFAELCITRQIITAIKTATRQKHIPLNSYVSLNKPIFDEESDRTLMDIISEESINDPEEMVINREEFSGIEAKMGEILSSLECEVLTSYLQGKSYQEIAVELDRHVKSIDNALQRVKRKLEKYLEESRI